In Nicotiana tabacum cultivar K326 chromosome 19, ASM71507v2, whole genome shotgun sequence, one DNA window encodes the following:
- the LOC142173445 gene encoding uncharacterized protein LOC142173445 translates to MTEYEAYILGIRMTIDMNIEELLVIGDSDMLIHQVQGEWSAKNVKILPYLHCMKELCEKFTKIEFKHVPRIQNEFADAFATLSSMIQHADKSYIDPIEEAGKPLFPQRGSPVQEDPELGLLRCVDVTVATRLLEEMHAGTCGSHMNGFTLAKNILRAG, encoded by the exons ATGACTGAATACGAAGCATACATCCTCGGTATCAGAATGACAATCGACATGAATATTGAAGAACTTTTGGTCATAGGAGATTCGGATATGTTGATACACCAAGTTCAAGGGGAATGGTCCGCCAAGAATGTCAAGATACTTCCATACCTGCACTGCATGAAGGAGTTGTGTGAGAAGTTCACAAAGATTGAGTTCAAGCATGTCCCCAGGATTCAGAACGAGTTTGCCGACGCCTTTgcaaccctatcatctatgattcaACATGCAGACAAGAGCTACATCGACCCTATCGAG GAGGCTGGAAAACCACTTTTTCCTCAACGAGGAAgtcctgtacaggaggacccagagttaggtttgttgagatgtgtagacGTCACTGTGGCAACCAGACTATTGGAGGAGATGCATGCAGGAACGTGCGGATCACACATGAATGGGTTCACATTAGCCAAGAATATCTTAAGAGCTGGATAG
- the LOC142173446 gene encoding uncharacterized protein LOC142173446 produces MITLRRDELPVEGASHNMALHITVKCGDKIVSRVLVDGGPGVNNCPFSTLWELGIHLREVKESHVRVRAFDGLQKDVIGEIYLALQIRPIELPILFQALDTYGRGHPSTFHQCMKFEWGCQEIVVHGEWGHSAYLEYAVPFIEGLDRVAFHEV; encoded by the exons ATGATCACTTTAAGAAGAGACGAACTTCCTGTCGAAGGTGCAAGTCACAACATGGCTCTTCACATCACTGTCAAATGCGGGGACAAAATAGTGTCCCGGGTGTTGGTCGATGGCGGGCCAGGAGTCAATAATTGTCCATTCTCCACCCTATGGGAGTTGGGAATTCATTTAAGGGAAGTCAAGGAAAGCCACGTAAGGGTGAGAGCTTTTGATGGTTTGCAAAAGGATGTTATTGGAGAAATATATTTGGCCTTGCAGATTAGGCCGATTGAACTCCCCATATTGTTTCAA GCCCTGGATACATATGGTAGGGGCCATCCATCCACTTTTCACCAATGTATGAAATTTGAGTGGGGATGCCAGGAGATCGTGGTTCATGGCGAGTGGGGTCACTCCGCTTATCTGGAGTATGCTGTTCCATTTATTGAAGGGCTAGATAGAGTTGCTTTCCATGAAGTGTAA